Proteins encoded in a region of the Frondihabitans sp. 762G35 genome:
- a CDS encoding NmrA family NAD(P)-binding protein codes for MSESPTLAVTGATGYVGGAVAAALAEAGLPQRLVVRSAKRAPRLPGAEVAEASYGERSASVDALTGIRTLFMVSAAEAPDRLRQHLDFVDAAVEAGVEHIVYTSFIGAAPDAIFTLARDHHATEQRIRDAGVRFTLLRDSFYLDFVAELVGEDGVIRGPAGDGRMAAVARADVAAVAAAVLQDPAAHVGETYELTGPRAFTLAEAAATVQAATGRTVTFHDETLEEAYASRRRWNPEPWQADAWVSTYTSIAAGALSRVSDDVRRVTGRQPLSLAELLG; via the coding sequence ATGAGCGAATCACCGACCCTCGCGGTCACCGGAGCCACGGGGTACGTCGGCGGGGCGGTGGCGGCGGCGCTCGCCGAGGCCGGTCTGCCTCAGCGGCTGGTGGTGCGGTCGGCGAAGCGCGCGCCGCGTCTGCCCGGGGCCGAGGTGGCCGAGGCGTCGTACGGGGAGCGCTCGGCGTCCGTCGACGCGCTGACGGGCATCCGGACCCTCTTCATGGTCTCCGCCGCGGAGGCCCCCGACCGCCTCCGTCAGCACCTCGACTTCGTGGACGCCGCCGTCGAGGCCGGGGTCGAGCACATCGTCTACACGTCGTTCATCGGGGCCGCGCCCGACGCGATCTTCACCCTCGCGCGCGACCACCACGCCACCGAGCAGCGGATCCGCGATGCGGGCGTGCGCTTCACGCTGCTCCGCGACAGCTTCTACCTCGACTTCGTGGCCGAGCTCGTCGGGGAGGACGGCGTCATCCGCGGGCCGGCGGGCGACGGCCGGATGGCGGCGGTCGCGCGAGCGGACGTGGCCGCGGTCGCGGCGGCGGTCCTGCAGGATCCGGCGGCTCACGTCGGCGAGACCTACGAGCTCACCGGGCCCCGCGCCTTCACCCTCGCGGAGGCCGCCGCGACCGTCCAGGCGGCGACCGGCCGCACCGTGACGTTCCACGACGAGACCCTCGAGGAGGCGTACGCCTCGCGCCGGAGGTGGAACCCGGAGCCGTGGCAGGCCGACGCGTGGGTCTCCACCTACACGTCGATCGCGGCCGGGGCGCTCTCGCGCGTCTCCGACGACGTCCGCCGGGTCACGGGGCGTCAGCCGCTGTCGCTCGCCGAACTGCTGGGCTGA